Genomic DNA from Carnobacterium divergens DSM 20623:
TATATAACTCATAGTCATCTTTTAAATTTGTAATCAATTCAAATGCTCCAGCAACTAATTGATGCCCCTCTTCTAAAAATTTTCGATAATGCTTTTCCATTAATGGGCCATCTACCTCTTTCCCATAGTCTTTAAACAGCAATGAAAAACGACTATTTACAAGCTCATCACGACTCATTTCACCTGCTTCAAAAGAGCGCCACATGCCTTGATTCATCTGTTTATAATGTGCTTCAATTTCCTTTGTTAATTGAAAACCTTGTTCTTCAAAAAGTAAGCGCAACGCTAAATCCTCTGCTGCACCAAAATCAAGTAAGGTATCATCTACATCAAATAATAATGTTTGATAGGCTGTCATTTTCTTATCCCCCTAAAAATTTAGTTCCAATAGCCTTCATGAACGGCTGCTGCTGCTTTTTCGACTGCTGGAAAGGGTCCAAGAACCTGAATGTCCTTTTGTCCATGAGCTAAAATAGTACGACTTGGCAAATCAAAAGTTGGATTTTGTTCATCGTCACCTGTCAATTCCAATAAACGCTTTTCAGTCATGCCAAACACAATTCGACCAATATTGCCCCAATAAATCGTTCCCGTACACATCGCACAGGGCTCGGCTGTTGTATAAAGTGTGCAATCCCATAAAAATTCTTTAGAGTACTTCTGTGAAGCACGAGCTGCTAAAGTGGTTTCCGCATGACCCGTACAAATATTTTCTGTAATTTCAATATTCTCTTGTTCCAAAAGTATGGTACCCTCTTTATCAATTAATAACGCACCAAAGGGTGTATTGCCATGTTCCCTTGCCAATTTTGAAAGTTCAACGCAACGCATTAAGTACTCTTCATGTGTTTGAAATCCCATTTTATTCTTCCTCCTAAGTCAAAATCATTTCTTCTATTTTACCTTATTTACAAATCAAATACTTCTTTTTAACACTATTTTTTTAATAAAAGTATCAAAAAAAGCCAACTTCAAAAGTTGACTCTTTCTTTTTATTAGCCTAAATCTTGACCAGTCATTAAAATATAGCCTACTAAGAAAATATTTAACGCAATAATCAAAACCGTTGCAAACCAAGCAATCACTTTGACCCACATTGGATTAACAAAACTGCCCATTTTCTTTTTATCACTGGTAAACAATACTAAAGGTACGACTGCAAAAGGCAGTTGCAAGCTCAGGATTACTTGACTCCACAACAACAACTCACCCGTTCCTTTTGCTCCCATTAACCATGTCACAATAAAGACCGGCACAACAGCAATAAGACGAGTAATCACACGTCTTACCCAAGGCTCTACACGCATATGAATAAAGCCTTCCATCACGATTTGACCGCTCAATGTTCCTGTAATCGTTGAGTTTTGACCCGAAGCAAGCAACGCTATCGCAAATAAAGTGCTCGCAGCTGCGACGCCAAACGTTGGACTTAATAATTGATACGCATCTTGAATTTCATTAATCGTATTTGTTGTTCCATGAAAAGCTGCAGCTCCTAATATTAGAATCAACGAATTGATAATGAAGGCACCTGTTAAAGATAAAAAGGAATCAATTTTAGCAAATTTAACCGCTTCTTTTCTACCAACTAAGTTACGTTCATACTGTCTTGTTTGGATAATTGAAGAGTGGAGATACAAATTATGCGGCATAACAGTCGCACCTAAAATCCCTAGCGCAATAAATAACATTTTAGGATTGGTTACAATTTGTGTACTTGGAACATACCCTTTTAATAATTCTGCCATTTCAGGTTTTGACAAAATCACTTCAAATAAAAATACAACAAAGATTGTTATCATCAATACAACGACAATCGATTCAATAATACGAAATCCTTTTTTTTGTAGCAACAATAAAACCAGTACATCTAACGTCGTAATGGCGACACCTACAATTAATGGCAAACCAAATAATAAATTTAAGGCAATGGCTGAACCAATAACCTCCGCAATATCTGTTGCAATAATGGCTAACTCCGTTAAAATCCATAAAGGAATGGCTACTTTTTTTCCAACAGAATTTCGCGTTGCTTGTGCTAAATCCATATCGGTGGCAATCCCTAAACGAGCGGACATTTCTTGCAACAGCATGGCAATTAAATTAGAAATTAAAATTACACTCAAAAGAGTATAACCAAATTGCGCACCCCCAGCAATGGATGTCGCCCAATTTCCTGGATCAACATAGCCGACAGCAACAAGAGCTCCTGGGCCCATAAATGCAAATAACTTTCTGAAGAAACCTGCATTTTTAGGAATTTTAATCGTACTATTTACTTCTTCTAAACTAACATTATGTGATTTTCGAATCCAACCACTGGATTCATGTTTCTCTCCATTAGACATATTTAATCCTCCTGTCTCCTCATGTTTTCTTAATTCTAGTTTAGTATGAACCTATTTTATTTATTTGTCAATTTATTTTTTCGGTATACCTAAATTAATAAAAAAATAAAAAAACTGATCTCGTTAAAGACCAGCTTTTCCCTATTTAAATCAACGGTATACAATGGCGTAATAAATAACATACACCCAACCAAACACACCATGAATCATCGCCCATAAAATAGATTGCCACTTCACATAGGAGATGACAATAGCTAAGGCTGTTCCAAATGAAATGCCCGTCTTAACTGTCGCTCTAACACCATTCTTCATTTTCTAGTCACTTCCATTTCTTATTGAATCCAGCCTGCTAAAATACTAGTAATAAAAACCGACGTGATCGTTACTGTTGAAAAACCCGCAATGATCATTTTCGGTAAAATTTGAGCTTCAATTGCAAGTCTCTCTTCTTCCGTTTCCGCAATACTTTTCGCTGCCTCTTGACTCAAAATCATTGTTCCAGGAAAACCATAAAGTGACGTTAACCCTACCGCAATTGACATTAACAAACTATACCCTAACAACTTTCCTGTAATGATTGCAAATAAAATACTGCCACTTACCCCAACTAAGAAGGATAATGAAATCGGTACAATCAAGTCAATTAAATCCTGAGGTTCAATCGTTGCTAATGGACCAAAAATAATGATTAAAATGGCTAACATCATCAACCCATATGCATCAATTCCAGTTAAAATATTAGGCTTTAAAATTCCAAAGGCACGCAACGTAACTCCCAATAATAAGGCTACAATAAAGGTATTTAGTAACCCTCCAGTGAGATTGTTAACCAAAGTGGAAATCAAGACAATAACGCCTACTACAAACAATGTACCCGCAGT
This window encodes:
- a CDS encoding YjjG family noncanonical pyrimidine nucleotidase, which encodes MTAYQTLLFDVDDTLLDFGAAEDLALRLLFEEQGFQLTKEIEAHYKQMNQGMWRSFEAGEMSRDELVNSRFSLLFKDYGKEVDGPLMEKHYRKFLEEGHQLVAGAFELITNLKDDYELYIVTNGVSTTQDKRLKDAGLHPFFKDIFVSEATGFQKPMPEYFDYVFKRIPDFSVERSIIIGDSLSSDIKGGELAGLDTCWFNPYSLPNTTGCNPTYEIKKLEELYEILANGRNEG
- a CDS encoding nucleoside deaminase — encoded protein: MGFQTHEEYLMRCVELSKLAREHGNTPFGALLIDKEGTILLEQENIEITENICTGHAETTLAARASQKYSKEFLWDCTLYTTAEPCAMCTGTIYWGNIGRIVFGMTEKRLLELTGDDEQNPTFDLPSRTILAHGQKDIQVLGPFPAVEKAAAAVHEGYWN
- a CDS encoding Nramp family divalent metal transporter; protein product: MSNGEKHESSGWIRKSHNVSLEEVNSTIKIPKNAGFFRKLFAFMGPGALVAVGYVDPGNWATSIAGGAQFGYTLLSVILISNLIAMLLQEMSARLGIATDMDLAQATRNSVGKKVAIPLWILTELAIIATDIAEVIGSAIALNLLFGLPLIVGVAITTLDVLVLLLLQKKGFRIIESIVVVLMITIFVVFLFEVILSKPEMAELLKGYVPSTQIVTNPKMLFIALGILGATVMPHNLYLHSSIIQTRQYERNLVGRKEAVKFAKIDSFLSLTGAFIINSLILILGAAAFHGTTNTINEIQDAYQLLSPTFGVAAASTLFAIALLASGQNSTITGTLSGQIVMEGFIHMRVEPWVRRVITRLIAVVPVFIVTWLMGAKGTGELLLWSQVILSLQLPFAVVPLVLFTSDKKKMGSFVNPMWVKVIAWFATVLIIALNIFLVGYILMTGQDLG